The window GGGAAGTTTCTATAATAAAACTGCTGTAAAAGGCGGTGTAGAAATGCTGTTGGGCGAAAAACCTGATTTCATCTTTTTCACAGGCGATTTGGTAAACAACCTAACCAACGAAGTACGCGATTATCAGGATATTTTCTCGAAAGTAAAAGCACCGCTGGGTGTTTATTCATCGCTCGGAAACCACGATTATGGCGACTATTTTTTTGGCAAGGAATCATCGCCAGCCAAGGTAAAAAACCTGAAAGACATGGTTGATGTGCACAAGATTATGGGTTACGACCTGTTGATGAACGATAACCGCAGGTTAAAGGTTGATGGCGAAGAAATCGGGATATTAGGTGTTGAAAACTGGGGAATGGGCCGTTTTCCGAAATATGGTAAGATGGAACTCGCCGTTAAAAACACCGATGATTTACCTGTGAAATTATTACTGAGTCACGATCCATCACACTGGCGGGGCGAGGTACTGCAAAAATACCCGCAAATTGATGCGATGTTTAGCGGTCATACCCACGGCATGCAGTTTGGCTTAAGGTTTAAAGAAATTCAATGGAGCCCTATACAATACATTTATAAAGAATGGGCCGGCTTATACAAGGAACAACACCAACAGCTGTATGTTAACGTAGGCTATGGATTTTTAGGATATCCCGGCAGAGTTGGAATATTGCCTGAGATTACCATATTTACTTTAAAAAGAGCCTAAACTAATTATAGAATTTTGAATGATTGAATGGGCGTTATGCCTAAAACATTCAATCATTCGAAATTCATTCATTCAATAATTACTCCTACCCCGCATTAAACCTGTAACCTACTCCCCTTACGGTTTGCAATAACTGTGGATTATCGGGATTCAATTCTATTTTCTTACGCAAGCGCACAATGTGCATATCAAGTGTTCTGGTATTAACATCAGAGTTATAACCCCAAACTACCAGCATCAGCTCGTCGCGGTTAATTACCTTACCCGGATTGCGTAAGAAGTACAATAAAATACGGTTCTCTAATATGGTTAATTCTATTTTCTTACCATCTCTAAACAAGGTGTGAATATTCGGATGGTGTTCCATATTACCGAAACGGTGAATTTCTGCTGTATCTTTATTCACAATAAATTTCACCTTGCTCTCTAGCATGGCTACCAAAACATCCATATTAAAAGGTTTGGTAATGTAATCAGATGCACCAAAATTATAGGCGTCAATCTTATCTACATCCTGCGCTTTGGCAGTCATCATAATGATCAGGTTTTCGAAACCTTGTTTACGCACGTGCTCGCAAACTTCGGCTCCTTGTTTACCCGGCATCATCCAGTCCAATAAAACAATATCAGGCTGATCAGCCAAAATCATCCTTTCACCTGCATCGCCATCATTTGCCTCTAGCACCGTATATCCCTCGGCCTTTAAGCGATGGGCTACAAGAAAGCGAAGATTTTCATCATCTTCTACGATTAATATTTTTACTTCTTTAGACATTTATATATGTGTTTACATTGTATGTTGAAAGGCTACCACGTTGAAATGTTTCAGCGTTACCACCTTTAACTTTTTACTTATTGTTTTATCTGTTGTTTTAATGTTGGAAGGTTAACTCAACATTCCAACTTTTCAACTTCCAACATTCCAACCTTCTCTAACTATTAAAAGGCAGCACAATTTTAAATTCTGTACCACTGCCCACTTTGCTTTTTACAGAAATATCTCCTTCCATAAAGTTAACCAGTTCTTTGCAAAATGCCAAACCCAGGCCTACACTACCCATTTGGTTATATTCGTTCTGGATTCGGAAAAATTTCTTAAATATATTGTTTAATTCTGATGCCGCTATCCCAATTCCTTTATCGGTAAACCTGAAAACCAGCACACCTTTAATCAATTTAGCACTAATATGAAGTTTCTTCTGATCAGGCTTAGAGTATTTGTAAGCATTCTCGGCCAGGTTATCGAACAAACTCCCTAACAACACCGGATCGGTAATAAAGGTTTTAAAGCCCATTACTTCATAGGTGATCTTAAAATCAGGATGTTTAAGCGTGTGCGATTCTATTGTGCTTTCAATAAAATCGACAATATTAACTTCCTCCTGGTTTAATTTTATTGCCTTATTCTCAATCTGGGTAAAAGCCAGCAGTTTATTCATTAAACCGTTCAGCTTATCCGCCTCTTCATCCAGAATTTTGCCGTAAAGCTGTTGCTCACGCTGACTTAAAGCTGTAGCGCTTTTAATGTTGTTACCTGCAATCTTGATCACACTTACCGGCGTTTTAAACTCGTGCGTAAGGTTATTCACAAAATCGTACTGCAATTTAAACATTTTGCTATTGATGTTGAGGTTACGGTAAATTAAGAAGGCAACCAGCAGCAGTACACCATACACCAATAAAAGCACCAGGGCAATTGGCATAAAATAAATAAAAATCTCCTTTTTGATGTAAGATTTTGAAGAAACAAAGTACAGTTTAAAATCAGAAAATGCCCCTGGTAAGGCAATTTCGGTATGCATATTTTCATCCGAATTATCAATCGGATCGTATGTTAAGGGCTCAATACTAATATGTTGATACAATAAAGGCCGCGTATTTACAATTTTAACCTGATGCGGGTCGAGCTTAAAAACGAGTACATCTTGCGGGTAAACCGGCGAGGGATTTAGCTTCCGCTTCATCATCTCTTTATATGTTTTCAGGTCTTCGCGGCGCGGAATATTTAAATAGGTAATCTTATTCTCACTCGAATTAACCACCGAAAAATTGGTAAAAAGCTCTTCTTGTGTGGGTACAGCAGCGGTATCTAACCGATCGACAAATGTAGCCAGCTTATAGGCCATTGCATTAAAATCATCGCCAACATTGAAAGAGGTGGGATCTTCTTCTGAGTAAACTTTTACCGAATCGGGGCTGATTCCTTTTCCGAACTGATAAATTGATTTTGGACCTATACCCAGATAGTTGGCATTAATACCATCTCTTACTGGTGCCACTTTTACCTCTGTATCGTAAAAAGTAACCCTCGAAATAAAAGGATACTTTAACATTACCGTATCTACAAATTTCGAAGCCGTAGAGGAATCTAAATAGCCACTATAATATGAGATTTCTGGCATTTTGTTCTGAAAGAAATCGTTATAGGGCTTAATGCTCTGTTCCAGTACATTTACCTTCTCCGAAACAAAATCATTTTCTATCGATTTCTTGCTGTAGTTAAAGGCCAGAAAGAGCGATAAAATAAAGAGGATTGAAATGAGTACAATAAAGGTTACACCAAGAGAAAAGTTTTTACGGTAACCGCTTTTTTTATCTAAAGCCATAACCTATTTCTTACCCAGGTTTTCTTGTAAAAACTCTTCTAAAGCCTTATACAAAGCCGTTCTTCCCTGCTGGCGTATTACCGGGTTAGGGCCTTCTTCTTTTTCGATGTAAGTAACCTGAACATTGCGTTTTTTAAGTTCTTTAATAAACTGTACCCCTTCGGCTACGTTTACGCTTGGATCTTTAGGGTTTTGCGCAATAAAAATAGGCGATTTAAACCGATCAGCATGAAAAACAGGCGAAGCAAAGCGCATGTAATCTGTTTCGGTTACCGGATTGCCTACAATTTCGTAATACATCTGCAATTTAGCTTTTAAAAACGGCGGGAAGGTTTTCAGGTAACTAAACAGGTTAATTACGCCAGAATTCGATCCACCACATTTATAAAGATTGGGATTTTTATACAAACAATTTAAGGCAATATAGCCTCCAAAACCATTACCATAAATAGCAATCCGCTTCGGGTTGGCAATTTTCTGTGCAATTAGCCACCTGGCTCCATCATTCACATCATTTTGTATTTTATCGCCCCACTCTTTAAAGCCTGCTGCGTAAAATGATTTACCGTAACCGGTAGATCCACGGTAGTTTACCTGTAAAACAGCGTAGCCGCGGTTGGC is drawn from Pedobacter sp. HDW13 and contains these coding sequences:
- a CDS encoding metallophosphoesterase, with the translated sequence MGRLPFIIAACIFIIAFDIYCFKAIISVFKKWKTNTKKVFAIAYWGYSALLIFGVFCGIYLNLFLTLRAIILVSFFLTVACKLAMLPFLVLDDLRRLWIKLSRKKVSSAMPASATSPHEDDKISRSAFLVKAGLVTAAVPLTSLSWGIISGAYDYQVRRVNLILPNLPKAFDGITMGQISDIHSGSFYNKTAVKGGVEMLLGEKPDFIFFTGDLVNNLTNEVRDYQDIFSKVKAPLGVYSSLGNHDYGDYFFGKESSPAKVKNLKDMVDVHKIMGYDLLMNDNRRLKVDGEEIGILGVENWGMGRFPKYGKMELAVKNTDDLPVKLLLSHDPSHWRGEVLQKYPQIDAMFSGHTHGMQFGLRFKEIQWSPIQYIYKEWAGLYKEQHQQLYVNVGYGFLGYPGRVGILPEITIFTLKRA
- a CDS encoding response regulator transcription factor, with product MSKEVKILIVEDDENLRFLVAHRLKAEGYTVLEANDGDAGERMILADQPDIVLLDWMMPGKQGAEVCEHVRKQGFENLIIMMTAKAQDVDKIDAYNFGASDYITKPFNMDVLVAMLESKVKFIVNKDTAEIHRFGNMEHHPNIHTLFRDGKKIELTILENRILLYFLRNPGKVINRDELMLVVWGYNSDVNTRTLDMHIVRLRKKIELNPDNPQLLQTVRGVGYRFNAG
- a CDS encoding sensor histidine kinase KdpD; its protein translation is MALDKKSGYRKNFSLGVTFIVLISILFILSLFLAFNYSKKSIENDFVSEKVNVLEQSIKPYNDFFQNKMPEISYYSGYLDSSTASKFVDTVMLKYPFISRVTFYDTEVKVAPVRDGINANYLGIGPKSIYQFGKGISPDSVKVYSEEDPTSFNVGDDFNAMAYKLATFVDRLDTAAVPTQEELFTNFSVVNSSENKITYLNIPRREDLKTYKEMMKRKLNPSPVYPQDVLVFKLDPHQVKIVNTRPLLYQHISIEPLTYDPIDNSDENMHTEIALPGAFSDFKLYFVSSKSYIKKEIFIYFMPIALVLLLVYGVLLLVAFLIYRNLNINSKMFKLQYDFVNNLTHEFKTPVSVIKIAGNNIKSATALSQREQQLYGKILDEEADKLNGLMNKLLAFTQIENKAIKLNQEEVNIVDFIESTIESHTLKHPDFKITYEVMGFKTFITDPVLLGSLFDNLAENAYKYSKPDQKKLHISAKLIKGVLVFRFTDKGIGIAASELNNIFKKFFRIQNEYNQMGSVGLGLAFCKELVNFMEGDISVKSKVGSGTEFKIVLPFNS